The Verrucomicrobiales bacterium genome window below encodes:
- a CDS encoding gamma-glutamyltransferase — protein sequence MKASSVVSAILGLGCIAVCVQAAPPYLQSMTDKPILHGRHWMAITGKPAGATAGALMFQNGGNAIDAACAMLAVVCTMYDDVSWGGETQALIYDPRTKKVIGVNGLGVAPTGATPEFFRSKGLLYPPSEGPLAAVTPGNPGGLMLMLAEFGTLSLKKVLGPAIQMADGYPIEAELVRKIENGKAKIKQWPYSRKVLLPHLGQEHEAPEPGELFRQLDLKATLEKLVAAESEALASGKNRREAIYAAYDRFYRGDIAQEFCRGSQEQGGLHTVQDLAGWKARTEPPVVTTYKGIEVYKLTHWTQGPAMLQALNLLEALDLRSMGYNSARYLHALYQSMNLAFTDRDFYYGDPLTPPAEPIAGLLSKGYADRRRATIDWQRNPKEIFPGDPYPFQNETNPYSHLLTNWHRFRGQRKLTNGVASVPASIESVFQMGTTSIQAADASGWAVSVTPSGGWMPACIAGRTGIAMSQRMQSFVLDPEENPFNVVAPGKQPRVTLTPSLALTNGRPFLCFSVQGGDTQDQNLLQFFLNMTEFGMNVQEACEAANMNSYQMRASFDQHPSEPGRMTVNEEVPSWVRRELLQMGYRLDFQRKSSGPITAIFFDQRHNTFWGGASNHGEDYGIAW from the coding sequence ATGAAAGCCTCCTCGGTGGTCTCCGCGATTTTAGGATTGGGATGCATCGCTGTCTGCGTCCAAGCGGCTCCTCCCTACCTTCAGTCGATGACCGACAAACCGATCTTGCACGGACGCCATTGGATGGCGATTACCGGAAAGCCGGCCGGGGCGACGGCTGGGGCTCTCATGTTTCAGAATGGGGGAAATGCCATCGATGCGGCCTGTGCCATGCTCGCGGTCGTCTGCACCATGTATGACGATGTGAGCTGGGGAGGGGAAACCCAGGCTTTGATCTACGATCCGCGCACGAAAAAGGTGATCGGCGTCAACGGGCTCGGCGTGGCTCCAACGGGCGCAACCCCCGAGTTCTTCCGAAGCAAGGGCCTGCTCTACCCTCCGAGTGAAGGACCGTTGGCGGCGGTGACGCCCGGCAATCCCGGGGGGCTGATGCTGATGTTGGCGGAATTCGGAACTCTGTCCCTCAAAAAGGTGCTGGGCCCAGCCATCCAGATGGCTGACGGGTACCCTATCGAGGCGGAACTGGTCCGCAAGATCGAGAACGGCAAGGCCAAGATCAAACAATGGCCTTACTCGCGAAAAGTCCTGCTTCCACACCTGGGCCAGGAGCATGAGGCGCCGGAGCCAGGAGAACTTTTTCGCCAGCTGGATCTGAAAGCGACGCTGGAGAAACTGGTTGCAGCGGAGTCGGAGGCTCTGGCTTCGGGCAAGAATAGGAGGGAAGCGATCTATGCCGCGTACGATCGGTTTTACCGAGGGGACATTGCCCAGGAGTTCTGCCGCGGATCGCAAGAGCAGGGAGGCTTGCACACCGTCCAGGATCTCGCCGGCTGGAAGGCGAGAACCGAACCGCCGGTGGTTACCACCTACAAGGGAATCGAGGTCTACAAACTCACCCATTGGACCCAGGGACCGGCCATGCTGCAGGCCCTGAATTTGCTCGAAGCTCTTGACCTGCGAAGCATGGGCTACAACAGCGCTCGTTATCTGCATGCGCTCTACCAATCCATGAACCTGGCGTTCACCGATCGAGACTTCTATTACGGAGATCCCCTGACCCCTCCTGCGGAACCGATCGCCGGGCTGCTTTCGAAGGGGTATGCCGATCGGAGGCGGGCCACGATCGATTGGCAGCGGAACCCCAAGGAGATCTTTCCGGGGGATCCCTATCCCTTTCAGAACGAGACCAACCCCTACAGCCATCTGCTCACCAATTGGCATCGATTCAGGGGGCAACGAAAGCTGACGAATGGGGTGGCTTCCGTCCCAGCCAGCATCGAGTCGGTGTTCCAGATGGGAACCACCTCCATTCAGGCGGCTGATGCCTCGGGGTGGGCGGTTTCGGTCACGCCCAGCGGAGGCTGGATGCCGGCGTGCATTGCGGGAAGAACGGGAATCGCGATGAGCCAGAGGATGCAGAGCTTCGTTCTGGATCCCGAGGAGAACCCGTTCAATGTCGTCGCTCCCGGAAAGCAGCCGCGGGTGACACTCACCCCTTCGTTGGCGCTCACCAATGGCCGGCCTTTTCTTTGCTTCTCGGTGCAAGGCGGCGACACCCAGGACCAAAATCTGCTTCAGTTCTTTCTGAACATGACTGAGTTTGGAATGAATGTACAGGAGGCCTGCGAGGCGGCGAACATGAACAGTTATCAAATGCGGGCATCGTTTGACCAGCATCCTTCGGAACCCGGACGGATGACGGTCAACGAAGAGGTGCCTTCCTGGGTGCGCCGGGAGCTCCTTCAGATGGGGTATCGGCTCGACTTTCAGCGGAAGTCCTCGGGTCCGATCACCGCGATCTTCTTCGATCAGCGGCACAATACTTTTTGGGGCGGGGCGAGCAATCATGGCGAGGACTACGGAATTGCGTGGTGA
- a CDS encoding DUF1501 domain-containing protein: MHTWLTSSRRDFLKRCGMGFGSLALADLLSSRAQAAEVTSHFAPRAKSVIHVFLNGGMSQVDTFDPKPELTKRGGQMLPFENLQTERKTGVALPSPFTFRNHGQSGIPISDLWPNLSRCADELAVIRSMHVELPSHELSLMLMNTGDQRQVRPSLGSWLTWGMGSENQNLPGFVALCPGGMPVGGAGNWRSAFLPGAYQGTHIDTSQADPKKLIEHIRNTRVTAQAQKAQFELLRELNADHLASRPGETALESRIRSFELAYRMQMEATDAFDIDQEPEHIRKAYGEGPQNRQLLMARRLVERGVRFVQTWHGNLQPWDSHSNIREEHRKVANECDQGLAALIMDLKQRGLLESTLILCSGEFGRTPSVEMGQNGSGAAQGRDHNHWGFSLWLAGGGVKGGTIYGATDEFGFRAVDKPVSVHDLHATMLRLLGFDHERLTFRYAGRDFRLTDVYGNVVHDIIA, translated from the coding sequence ATGCACACCTGGCTTACTTCCTCGCGACGGGACTTTCTCAAACGGTGCGGGATGGGCTTCGGATCGCTCGCGCTCGCCGATTTGCTCAGCTCCCGGGCACAGGCCGCCGAGGTGACGTCGCATTTTGCGCCCCGAGCCAAAAGCGTGATTCATGTGTTTCTCAACGGAGGCATGTCTCAGGTCGACACGTTCGACCCCAAGCCGGAGTTGACCAAGCGCGGTGGCCAGATGCTGCCCTTTGAGAATCTGCAAACCGAACGAAAGACCGGCGTCGCCTTGCCATCTCCCTTCACGTTCCGAAATCACGGGCAGAGCGGCATTCCCATCAGCGACCTGTGGCCAAACCTTTCCCGGTGCGCCGATGAACTGGCCGTGATCCGGTCGATGCACGTGGAACTCCCCAGCCACGAGCTGTCGCTCATGCTCATGAACACCGGCGATCAAAGGCAGGTCCGTCCGAGCCTCGGATCCTGGCTCACCTGGGGCATGGGATCGGAGAACCAGAACCTGCCAGGGTTTGTCGCCCTGTGCCCGGGTGGCATGCCGGTCGGGGGCGCGGGGAATTGGAGGTCCGCCTTCCTGCCCGGAGCCTACCAGGGAACCCATATCGACACTTCCCAGGCCGACCCCAAGAAGCTCATCGAGCATATCCGAAACACGCGGGTAACCGCTCAGGCCCAGAAAGCTCAGTTTGAACTTCTCCGGGAGCTGAATGCGGACCATCTGGCATCACGTCCGGGAGAAACCGCGCTGGAGTCGCGCATCCGATCCTTCGAACTCGCCTACCGTATGCAGATGGAAGCGACCGACGCGTTCGACATCGATCAAGAGCCCGAGCACATTCGAAAAGCCTACGGTGAAGGACCCCAGAACCGTCAGCTGCTCATGGCTCGGAGGTTGGTCGAGCGAGGGGTTCGCTTCGTGCAAACCTGGCATGGGAACCTTCAGCCCTGGGACAGCCATTCCAACATTCGGGAGGAGCACCGGAAAGTTGCCAACGAGTGCGATCAGGGTTTGGCGGCGCTCATCATGGATCTGAAGCAGCGCGGACTGCTCGAATCGACTCTCATCCTCTGCAGCGGGGAGTTTGGACGCACACCCTCCGTGGAGATGGGACAGAACGGCTCCGGGGCCGCACAAGGCCGCGACCACAACCACTGGGGGTTCTCCCTGTGGCTGGCAGGTGGCGGTGTTAAGGGCGGCACGATCTATGGCGCTACCGATGAGTTTGGCTTTCGGGCCGTCGACAAACCGGTGTCCGTGCACGACCTACACGCCACCATGCTGCGACTCCTGGGATTCGATCATGAGCGCCTGACCTTCCGCTACGCCGGCCGGGACTTCCGCCTGACCGACGTCTACGGAAACGTAGTCCACGACATCATTGCCTAG
- a CDS encoding immunoglobulin domain-containing protein: protein MKTVVCLLCVWALSFICLGGAIETDSWRIRNPDPHLLDVSSGTFAGELYFAFGRFGAFSVSRNGQDWVAVDSQTSVDIAAVAFGAGRYIAVGAFGEILSSDDGIHWEKEFSGSLGTLYSVAYGNNVFVAVGENILTSFDQGRTWQEFVSGGDGSVLTQVVFGHAGFVVAAPNAGILTSQDGRLWEFQRRPYLSSLAYGNGVYVAMGYRASYTSSDARHWEIHQTPDESAGAACFGASLFVSVGATSIWTSSNGTSWTEAFKTDRGEVRILAHGTAGFLMIRYDGSRIQSEDGIHWSASPQSTSRDLSIIIYGQGIFVAAGQGIMTSADGIRWNYVSPPTPARILDIAFLEGVFAAATQDGTVLTSTNGVHWTQSAGYYSISTLAAGNKTFVASGTSVEGTTALWVSKDGKTWEPQIVPQFQTRPLEKAVFADGTFLGQVRLSPTESFFARSSNGRSWEVLPTSSAVGRGSLLAYDRGIFVLRDEANQSLIISTNLQDSVTVPYGSMGVAFFPLVVMGDGGAFFSFGIDPIGAKILQSKDGVHWTDVAWRPPNQKFIRDAIFADSSVFGVGEEGLIIQSPPREGGLPQIVAQPANATASLGGDAQFTVLVSNLAGLEFQWRKDGVPIIGGTNATLLLAGVQASEAGIYVCAVRNSVGEAVSLPALLKIVQPEVGELSIQYYAGITIAGTPGSTYRIDYTTELSSSPSWVTATNLLIRDNHQIWVDLNSVAAERRFYRATRIP from the coding sequence ATGAAGACAGTTGTCTGCCTCCTCTGTGTTTGGGCTCTCAGCTTCATCTGTCTCGGAGGTGCGATCGAAACGGATTCATGGCGAATTCGTAACCCCGATCCTCATCTTCTCGATGTGAGCAGCGGCACCTTCGCGGGCGAATTGTATTTCGCCTTTGGTCGGTTCGGCGCGTTTTCGGTCTCGAGGAACGGTCAAGATTGGGTGGCCGTGGACAGCCAAACGTCTGTCGACATTGCCGCCGTCGCCTTTGGAGCCGGCCGCTATATAGCCGTGGGCGCTTTTGGTGAAATTCTCTCTTCAGATGATGGAATCCATTGGGAGAAGGAGTTTTCTGGATCCCTCGGCACGTTGTACTCCGTGGCTTACGGGAATAACGTGTTTGTGGCAGTCGGAGAAAATATCCTAACTTCATTTGATCAAGGACGCACGTGGCAGGAATTTGTCTCCGGAGGAGACGGATCGGTGTTGACGCAAGTGGTGTTCGGTCATGCTGGATTCGTGGTCGCGGCTCCAAACGCCGGGATTTTGACTTCTCAAGACGGGAGGCTGTGGGAGTTTCAGAGAAGGCCCTATCTCAGCTCGTTGGCTTATGGGAATGGCGTCTATGTCGCAATGGGATATAGGGCTTCCTACACCTCGTCCGACGCTCGTCACTGGGAGATACACCAGACTCCTGACGAGAGTGCTGGGGCCGCCTGCTTTGGCGCCTCGCTATTTGTTTCCGTGGGCGCCACCTCCATCTGGACCTCGTCGAATGGTACCTCGTGGACGGAGGCTTTCAAAACCGACCGGGGGGAGGTGAGAATCCTTGCTCACGGGACCGCTGGTTTTCTGATGATCCGATATGATGGCTCTCGGATCCAGTCGGAGGACGGAATTCATTGGTCAGCCAGCCCTCAATCCACCTCAAGGGACTTGTCGATCATCATCTATGGGCAGGGCATCTTCGTCGCTGCAGGTCAGGGCATTATGACATCTGCCGATGGCATCCGGTGGAATTACGTTTCCCCGCCCACACCGGCGCGGATACTGGATATCGCCTTTTTAGAAGGTGTGTTCGCGGCAGCGACTCAGGACGGCACGGTTCTAACATCAACCAATGGCGTCCACTGGACCCAATCGGCGGGGTATTATTCTATTTCCACCCTGGCTGCCGGAAACAAAACATTTGTGGCCAGCGGCACCTCCGTTGAGGGAACAACGGCGCTGTGGGTATCTAAGGATGGAAAGACTTGGGAACCGCAGATCGTCCCGCAGTTTCAGACTCGTCCATTGGAAAAAGCCGTATTTGCAGACGGTACCTTCTTGGGCCAAGTCAGATTATCACCTACCGAGTCATTTTTCGCACGAAGCTCTAATGGGAGGAGCTGGGAAGTCCTTCCCACCTCCTCGGCCGTGGGACGAGGCTCGCTGCTAGCCTACGATCGGGGAATCTTTGTTTTGCGCGATGAGGCCAATCAATCTTTGATCATCAGCACCAATTTGCAGGATTCGGTAACCGTGCCCTACGGTTCGATGGGAGTGGCGTTCTTCCCCCTGGTCGTCATGGGGGACGGGGGAGCCTTCTTTTCATTTGGCATCGACCCGATCGGCGCCAAGATATTGCAGTCGAAGGACGGGGTGCACTGGACGGACGTGGCATGGCGTCCTCCCAATCAGAAATTCATTCGTGATGCCATTTTTGCAGACAGCTCCGTCTTCGGCGTGGGTGAGGAGGGGCTTATCATTCAATCGCCACCCCGCGAAGGCGGTTTGCCTCAGATCGTTGCGCAACCTGCAAATGCGACGGCCAGCCTAGGGGGTGACGCCCAGTTTACGGTGCTGGTATCGAACCTGGCGGGCTTAGAATTCCAGTGGCGCAAGGATGGGGTGCCCATCATTGGCGGGACCAACGCCACTCTCCTGCTGGCAGGCGTTCAAGCATCGGAGGCCGGCATCTACGTGTGTGCCGTGCGCAATTCGGTCGGAGAGGCGGTGTCGCTTCCTGCACTTTTGAAGATCGTTCAACCGGAGGTCGGGGAACTGAGCATTCAGTATTATGCTGGTATCACCATTGCCGGAACGCCGGGGAGCACTTACCGAATCGATTACACGACTGAGCTTTCCAGTTCGCCGTCGTGGGTGACGGCAACGAATCTCCTCATTCGGGATAATCATCAGATCTGGGTTGATCTGAATTCTGTCGCGGCCGAGCGACGCTTCTACCGAGCCACGAGGATTCCCTGA
- a CDS encoding DUF1553 domain-containing protein, which translates to MSFMRSIRSRKARQTLESRAWRRSAARIWTGLLLLWAAQPSHAAPSPAAGSHWSFAPVRQPALPAQLDPSHTDIDRFIVAALQKRGLTLAGSLPRWQWIRRATFDLTGLPPTWEEVQAFVEDNSPQAKEKVLDRLLASPRYGERWGRHWLDLARYADTLGGSAIGFTRFPFSYTYRDYVIRSFNVDTPYDRFLTEQIAADQMGLPENDPALAGLGFLTVGMQYRNRHDVIDDQIDVISRGLMGLTVACARCHDHKYDPIPTKDYYSLYAALAPSRSPELLPLLGKTEETDAYRDYQRELGRLQTRHDEMAAEQNEVMRARLRMQVGLYLRELAKGVPEQDLSTAFLSYRTDDIRPLVLNRWREYLAKMPEQEPVFGPWVKLARLPAAGFAESCTNLVKTLEKENGDPAKFKDLHRLTAEAPTWNPLILKALASKAPRTMIEVADVYGEVFSSAHQGWLKALHTASAEAAPGAEIIPDEDPRQLEINSPVTRQLRRHLYGSSSPTSVPDPIALTLLNRTVNDNLAGRRGSIHELHLNAAGSPPRAMSLEESPTPETYHVLQRGNPLARGTVVAPGFLSVISPTNAGLWPDRNRRLALARAVVSPNNPLTRRVLVNWVWQHHFGQGLVKTPDDWGTRGNRPTHPELLDYLASTFAEEGWSIKQLHRRIMLSAVYGQRAAENEQARNIDPENELLWRMPSRRLELEAMLDSMLATSGELDLTIGGRPFDRQNQPKVHRRSVYAFVNRDIVSNLSSTFDAANPSACTARRPDTTVPQQALFALNSEFIQDRAIALAAQVAASAGDDEARRVRELYRRIFSREPNPAEEDRMLRFVRSAAEPSSTAAWQQVAHTLLAANEFSFVD; encoded by the coding sequence ATGAGCTTTATGCGCAGCATACGCAGCCGCAAGGCCCGACAAACCCTCGAGTCGAGAGCATGGCGGCGCTCCGCAGCCAGGATTTGGACGGGACTGCTCTTGCTTTGGGCCGCCCAACCCAGCCACGCGGCGCCCTCCCCAGCCGCCGGGTCGCATTGGTCCTTCGCCCCGGTCCGGCAGCCGGCCCTCCCGGCACAACTGGATCCGAGCCACACGGACATTGACCGATTTATCGTCGCGGCGCTCCAAAAGCGTGGACTCACCCTAGCCGGCTCGCTTCCACGCTGGCAGTGGATTCGACGCGCCACCTTCGACCTAACCGGCCTTCCCCCGACCTGGGAGGAGGTCCAAGCCTTTGTCGAGGACAACTCCCCCCAGGCCAAAGAGAAGGTGCTGGACCGATTGCTTGCCTCGCCACGCTACGGCGAGCGCTGGGGAAGACACTGGTTGGACCTGGCTCGCTACGCGGACACCCTGGGTGGCAGTGCCATCGGTTTCACGCGCTTCCCGTTCTCATACACCTACCGCGATTACGTGATTCGCTCCTTCAACGTCGATACCCCTTACGACCGCTTTCTAACGGAGCAGATCGCCGCCGACCAGATGGGACTCCCCGAGAATGACCCCGCCCTCGCCGGACTGGGATTCCTGACAGTAGGGATGCAGTATCGCAACCGACACGACGTCATTGACGACCAGATCGACGTCATCTCACGCGGCCTGATGGGGCTGACGGTGGCCTGCGCTCGCTGCCATGATCACAAGTACGATCCCATCCCCACCAAGGATTACTACTCCCTCTACGCCGCGCTCGCACCCAGCCGTTCTCCGGAACTTCTCCCGCTGTTGGGCAAAACTGAGGAGACGGATGCTTACCGCGACTACCAGCGCGAACTGGGACGCCTGCAAACTCGGCATGACGAAATGGCCGCGGAACAGAATGAAGTCATGCGAGCCCGACTGCGCATGCAAGTGGGGCTCTACCTGCGTGAGCTCGCCAAGGGGGTCCCGGAACAGGATCTCTCCACCGCGTTCCTGTCCTACCGAACCGACGACATCCGACCGTTGGTGCTCAACCGTTGGCGTGAGTATCTCGCGAAAATGCCAGAGCAGGAACCAGTCTTCGGCCCGTGGGTGAAACTGGCTAGACTCCCGGCAGCAGGTTTCGCGGAGTCCTGCACCAACCTGGTCAAGACCCTGGAGAAGGAGAACGGAGATCCAGCCAAATTCAAAGACCTGCACCGCTTGACCGCCGAAGCGCCCACCTGGAATCCACTCATCCTAAAAGCGCTGGCCAGCAAGGCCCCAAGGACCATGATCGAGGTGGCCGATGTCTACGGGGAGGTCTTCTCCAGCGCGCATCAAGGGTGGTTGAAGGCTCTGCACACGGCTTCCGCCGAAGCCGCACCCGGAGCGGAAATCATCCCCGACGAGGACCCCCGTCAGCTTGAGATCAATAGTCCGGTGACACGGCAACTCCGCCGCCATCTCTACGGCAGTTCCAGCCCCACCTCCGTACCCGATCCGATCGCCCTCACTTTGTTGAACCGCACAGTGAATGATAACCTCGCCGGTCGTCGAGGTTCCATCCATGAGCTTCATTTGAACGCCGCTGGCTCACCACCTCGAGCCATGTCACTGGAGGAGAGTCCCACACCAGAGACCTATCATGTGCTCCAGCGCGGCAATCCACTAGCGCGCGGTACGGTGGTCGCGCCCGGATTCCTCTCTGTGATTTCCCCGACCAATGCAGGGCTCTGGCCGGATCGAAATCGCCGGCTGGCGCTTGCTCGCGCGGTGGTTTCGCCAAACAATCCGCTCACCCGTCGAGTGCTCGTCAATTGGGTATGGCAACACCACTTCGGACAGGGATTGGTAAAAACCCCGGACGACTGGGGCACAAGAGGCAACCGTCCTACTCATCCAGAGCTATTGGATTATCTCGCCTCCACTTTTGCGGAGGAAGGTTGGTCGATCAAACAGCTCCATCGACGCATCATGCTTTCGGCCGTCTATGGCCAACGCGCCGCAGAGAATGAGCAAGCCAGGAATATCGACCCTGAAAACGAGCTGTTGTGGCGGATGCCAAGCCGCCGGTTGGAGCTCGAGGCGATGCTCGATTCCATGCTGGCGACCTCCGGAGAGCTGGACCTCACCATCGGCGGCCGGCCATTCGACCGCCAAAACCAGCCCAAGGTGCATCGACGTAGCGTTTACGCCTTCGTCAACCGTGACATCGTTTCAAACCTCTCCAGCACCTTCGACGCCGCCAACCCCAGCGCCTGCACCGCCCGTCGCCCCGACACCACCGTCCCTCAGCAAGCATTGTTCGCGCTGAACTCCGAGTTCATTCAAGACCGTGCCATAGCGTTGGCCGCCCAGGTGGCGGCGAGCGCAGGAGACGACGAGGCGCGTCGCGTTCGCGAGCTGTACCGTCGGATCTTCTCACGAGAGCCCAATCCCGCCGAAGAGGATCGCATGCTACGCTTCGTCCGCTCCGCCGCCGAACCCTCCTCGACGGCAGCCTGGCAACAGGTCGCCCACACCCTCCTTGCCGCCAACGAATTTTCCTTCGTCGACTAA